The Chionomys nivalis chromosome 1, mChiNiv1.1, whole genome shotgun sequence sequence tttagttttgtctactccgcctgcctaagttctgccctatcaaaaggccaaggcagtttctttattcaaccaatgaaagcaacacataaatagAAGGATCTTCTACACCAAGTTATAACAGTGTCTGGTTAGTTATCAATTTCATGAATTCTCTAAGATGAAAGACATTGTCTAACTTGTCACTGTAGTCATGAGGGGTTATGCTTTCTTTAAAGTCTGACATTTAGTCatgtgtggtagtacacacctataatctgaGTACTCAGAagatagaagcaggagaatctctgttaCTTCATGGCCAAATTAGTCTACATAGTAATTTCCAGGCCACTCAGGGTTACACAGTAaggtcttgtctcaaaattactaaataaatatctgatGTTAAAGACTTGTTGCTGTATTCATTAGGCATAGATCAAAGCCAAACATACTGGGACCATCATAGAATTTTCATGGTAAATAATTGACTACATTTGCACTATTTTTTCCACTGTGCTACCCAGATTAGTTCATTGGCACCAGATCAGACATTCAACGACTTAAATTGTTTTGCATGCTTTTAgactatttatttagttagttttccattaaaaaatgtacacttcctcccctcctcccattcccctcccactccccaactcactctcctccctcctccctctctccttaagAAAAGGCAGGaaacccttccctgtgggaagtccaaggccctcccccctacatccaagCCTAGTAaattttgcatccaaatagactagggtcccaaaaagccagtacatacagtataaacaagtcccagtgcctttatcaatgacttctcagtcagcccccattgtcagccacattcagagagtccagtttgatcacgtGCTCTTTCAGACCCGGTCCAGcaggatttggtgagctcccattagaacaggcacactgtctcagtgggtgcacCAGCCCCTcatggtccagacttccttgctcatcttatccctcctgctcttcaactgaaccttgggagctcagtccgttgctctgatgagggtctctttctctatctccatctgtcgccggaCGAATGATAGCCTATGccggagaggatgtggagtaaggagaacactcatccattgctggtgggaatgcaaacttgtgcaaccactttggaaatcagtgtggcgatttctcaggaaactggaaaTCAGTCtactccaggatccagcaatacgcttgggaatatacccaaatgatgcccaatcatactacaaagcatttgttcaactatgttcgtagaagcattatttgtaatgccagaacctggaaacaacctagatgcccctcagtggaagaatggataaagaaagtgtggaatatatacacattagagtactactcagctgtaaaaaataaagatattttgaattttgtatgcaaatggatggaaatagaaaacactttactgagggagataacccagacccaaaaagatgaatatggtatgtactcactcattagtggactctagccataaataaaggacattaagcctatagttcacaagcctagagaagtcaaataacaaggtgaacccaaagaaaaacatatatagatcctcctggaaattggaagcaaataaGATAgcagggcaaaagttgggagcatgggggtgggggtggagttgggggaaggagagggggagagagaagggagaaaggaaagactggagagagcttgggggtaTAGGAGGGTAGAGATAAAaaaagggcggatataggagcagggaagaagatatctacattaaggaagtcattttaggtttggcaagagacttggctctagaagggatcccaggtgtccatggggatgttcCCAGGTAGATCCTTAggtagcagaggagagggtgcctgaactggccttaccccactatcacactgatgattatctcgaatatcactatagacgattttttaaagttttaacaaTTTGTAAATTGGAATCTGCTTTAATTTTAACTTATtctctttggcttttctttttcttactgtgGAAGTCTTTCTGTTACTGTTTgtatgttattttcattttgggaacttcttttattttttaagaggtCAGCAAGAAACAATTTCTCTTAATTTTCCATCATCTGGTAATGTCTTCATTTACTCTTCACATCTGTGGGGTAGTTTCACAGGTATAAGATtcgatggattttttttctcatttagcaTTTAAAAGATAATTTCTCCATTTTGGCCTCCACTGTtactaagaataaaaaaatacatttaattcaaggttttctttttttcatacaaaatgtaacattttcctgtggttttaaaagtattgtttcttggggtctggagagatggttcagtggttaagagcacttgtagcTCTTACAGAGGTTACAGCACCACACAGGGACTTAAAACTGTCTGGTACCACAGTTCTTAGAGATccaatgcttctttttttttttttcctggctcctGGGCACCCAGGCattcacatggtgcacataagtacatgcagggaaaacactcaagcacataaaatgaaaacaaatcttttaaaaagtattgttttcttatttcttagctTTAAACCATTTGATTATGACATATCCTAGTGTGTATTTCTTTAGCATTACCCTGTATGTGGTTTGATCAGGttcttgaatctgtagatttttttctttctttgattttgttttgttttttccaaactTTCGTTTATTATGTTTTTCTCTTACTTATCTGTCCGTTCTACCTGTTTCACTGTTTCTACCACTTGGATGATTCCAGTTTAGATACTTTGTTCTGTGAAAGGCCAATCTTTAAGTCCACTTGCTCTGTCCTTTCATCCTTATACTGTTGAGTGTATCCAGTCAGACTGACATATGTAAGTCCTACTGAAAATCTCCATATAAATTTTACTACTCAcctgtagtaggaggccgcttgtttgtttcatgGCCACACAGACCCCcgaaaaaatcacacagaaactgtattaattaaatcactgcttggctaattacttaagcatattgctagctagcttttacatctagaattaacccatctccattattttatattttaccatgaggctcactGCCTAATGGCTAGGTTTCACCTTGTCTGTCTctagcagcagctccatggctcctgactctgcctcctttctcccagcattcagtttagttttccctacttagctctgctctaccctatcaggcctagccagtttctttattaaccaatggtattcacaccatacacaggggaatctcacatcactcctctgaaattttctcttctttccctttcatCCTTTTATTTTAACATCAAGAGACTTTGTAATTGACGTTGAATCTTTATCATGCTTGTTTATAATTCTTATCATATAATTCTAATATCTGGATCCTGTTGTCATTGGCAGAATTTTTTTGACGTTAACAcaataagattataaatttcCTGGATTCTTATGATAAAGAATTTTTAAGAACAGTCTAGTTATTTTGAAAGGATTCTGTTGTTTCTGTGCTATTTTCCCTCTCATGATCTCTTTTTTTTAGGTTTTGTGTAGTTTTTATCTTCTTGCATGAACTTTAAGCCTTGGTGAGGCTAACAGGTCTTCCTGGGTGCACTGGTGCTGTAGAGGGTCCTACTTGGGGTTTCTTGGTGTCGTgggagagaaataataaaagatgCTTGCTTCAACCGTTCATTTTTCTTCAGCTGCATGGTAtacaaaaaatgaattttaacatAGTTACATAGAAATTTATCTTGTGCATCTTTCTTTTCACATTGATTGTGCCTATATTGGTATGTGTAACATTTATGAAAATTTTCTCTATCTTGAGGTTATCAATTGTctatatattttagtaaaacttttaatgttttctcttCACATTTTTACATTACCTTTTAAACAatgattttaaagatatatttctaattttttaaataaattgctgACTAATTTATAGAACTGATCTCGTCACATCAACTTAGTATGATACTGAAATATCTCGTCACTATAGCCAAACAAGATTTAAATAGAGATtgtaaatgggaaaaaaaaaactactgatgGCTACATAAAAACCCCCAAAGATTCTACAAAACCCTTTTCATAACTAATAAAGCATGTTCCTATGGTTGTCAGACAAAAGATAAAGGAGCAATAcactacctgtctgtctgtctgtctgtctgtctgtctgtatatctaGCATCTCTATCCATTTCTATCTACCTcgaatgtctgtctgtctgtctgcctgcctatcaCTATCTATTTTTCAGACCCATGGAGCTGATACTAGACTCATTGGACTCCTGCTCCTTATGTATCTAAGGCTCGCCTTAAACTCCCGATACTGCTTCTACACCCCAAGTCCTGGTGATACACCATTGCCTATTCACATGTTAATTTTGTAAGGATATCACCTGTACCCAGTGATCTATCTACTCTTAAATCTCTATGTTCAAAATTTACAAAGAGTAATAATGCAAGGCCtctctcttctgctgctgctgtgcaAAAGAGGATAGTGTGGTGCAGACACaaatgaaggaaggagaaataaacacagagataTGACCAGTGAAATTCTGACCAAACAGAAATGTTGTTAAAGAAGAATTGATAGTCTTTTTAGTAAAGGGTGCTGAAGCAAGGAATTGCCCTCTCAGAAATCCATACATTAAGTGAGACTGCTATCTAAACCACACAATCCACACCATGAAAACTGATTCAAAATGGCCAACAGACCTACAAAATAACTTGTTTAGAATCCATGTAGGAAAAAAGCATTTCACCCTAGCAATGGGCAAATAATTTTTAGACTTGACATCAAAAGTAAGatccataaaaggaaaaaaaagtaaattgtatTGGGTCCATAGGTTTTAAGGCTCAATGCATAAATCATGGCAACCATTTGTGATGTAATAATGATTGATGACAAAATTGTGTAGCTGAAAGGAACTGAACACATGATTTAACTTCTACTTAATAAATTCTCACTTGTTAAATGTTGCTTCTAtaatatattcaaataaatatttttcaaactttTCTGTTGCAAGTTATCATTTATCACTTGAAAAAGGAGATATGATTCTTTGTTTTGGCTAGGTTAAAtgataaaacagaacaaaaacatatttagtaaaaaaaaaccctagaagaCTGGTTATTTATTGAGAAAACAGAACTTGACTAGTTTCTTTTATGGTTGAAAGAGATATAAGGGTGTGGGTTCTCATGAACGGGCGACTGCATACAAGGATGGAAATGCAGGATCCAGTTTGGTATGCATTTTTCTTAAGCAGTTAAGGAATAGAGATCATATTTTGGATTTGGATTATTAATTATGTTATATGTGTAAACAGAATACATGTTTGCTTCCTtatccaaaaaagaaaatccaataaacaaatcaaaaggaATGAACCTGCTTATTAGAGTAAAACTTAATAAACACCAAGATATTAAAATCATAAGCCACATTAAATGTAACTGACAAGTAGCAGAAACCCACCCCAGTTATCAATTGTTCCATGGTGAATGGGGGAAATAAGTTCTCACTACTCTAAAACCTTCCCTGCTGTAGTTGGTGCTCTGAGCTAAAATTATCCCTGGGCTCTCTCTCAGTAACCCCAATTGATGTCATCACTGGGAAATCGGCAGGAAACTGAAGGAAACAGCTCCTGCGTTAAGTCTGATATAATTActttttcaaaagcccaagtaTCCTGTTCTCTTGTTGACAGGGAAAAAACAAGCTTTGCAAGTGAGGAGGCTGACAGACTTCAGGAAGCTGTTGGGGGCATGGCATAGAAGGAAAACCTGCAAGACTAAGCTAACCAGGACCATAGATAAACTGGAAGAGACACATAGGCTTTGGGTGCCGCATGTAATACCACAGAGCAAGTTAGTAACTATATCTAGTTGAACctatcaataaatattttgctttactttttcCCCAAATCTCCAAACAAAAGACAAGAGGAAGAATGTCTCTTTCACAGAGGTCTTAGTCACAGGTGCATTTATAGAGGATATCAGCAAGAATTGTATCTGGCCTGTTCTACCTCCTGTGTACAGCTACCTAGACCAAGGAAAGTGGGACCAATGATTGGAAAAAGATAATTGCGGTGCTCATCACTGAAGCAGGGAGAATAGAGTATATGTCGCGTTTCCACAAGCTGATATGAAAACAGCCAATTGATTGTCATAGTTGGCCAAAATTCACTGTGgtttttggagaaaataaaaaagaagcatgTTTAATTGGGCCTGCAATGAGCTGACAGAGTGGATGAAAATATTCAAACATCTTCCCAGTTGCCACAAAACTCGGGTGGAGCCGTCCACAGAGGTGGAGCGAACAAGGGGATGGAGTGTCAACAAAAGAGCTAGCCTTTGGAAGTCAGAGTTGGTCACGGAAGCACTGCTGGGAGAAGGGCTTCTCTTTCTCGTCTTTCTGATTCACAGCCTTGTCCTTTTCCCTGCTGGAGGAACACTTTAAACAACGTGGATAATCACAAACCTGGGAAATGCTGAGGCTCCTGTTATGTCATTAGGAATTCTACCCGCTCACTTCCCTAATAGTTGAAGTTAAATCAAACACATTCCAGAAGTCAGACTTTGGCATTGTAAACTCCCACGAATCAGGAAGAGCTGGGATTGGCAAACTTATCAGATGGCATCCCCAGTCTTAAAGCCCCCAAACTCTGAGGAGGTTAGACAAGGAAATCCGAGATTTAATATATGAAATGTGCTGTCTTAAATCACCACCACTAATTTTCCCAAGACAAACTTTATTGGAGGCAGCAAGCAGCTCAGTGAAAAGGTAGGGTCATGCCTTTGTCCCACAAGCGCCCTCCGAAGACGGGAGTATCCTGAGCACGAGTCAGAAGCAGGCACACACCAAAGTCGCACATAAACTTCCTGGAGAGTGCCTGCAGCAGTTTTCTTCTCAATTACACTTTACCTTCTTTAACATACACTTCGGTTttatttcggggggggggggggaataaaacaaaggaacaacTTGCCACAAGTGAGAATAGAGTTTCCCCCAGAGTTAGGAAATGACACAGCTGCCCTTTTCTTTGAAGGGATTCTTGTCTTCTGGGATCCCCTTCACCAGAGGATCCTCTCCAGAACGTTCCTCAATAtagttctttatttcttcagagCATTTAGACACCTGAAGTTtcaaaaaagggaggggggaagcaaaaaaaaaaaataacaaattaggTCAAGAATATTGAACTTTGCCGCAGGCTTTTTTGAAGTTGTTAAAATTTAGTgaataagatttaatttttaaaaataatgccttAAAATTCTTCCCATGCTCTAAgatttttattctattctatttataTATGTGATACAATCTGTGAGAAAAGTGCTTTATTGTTCAAGAAGCAAATGCTTGAAAGCCATCGTAGGAATAGTTTATCCATGAAAATTTCTGTTCGCGTGTCACGTGACTTCCGTCCTCTCTGAAATACACTTGTAACAAACCTATCTTCAAATTTTCTCCATTACAGTCAGCTGTCAGTCGCCCGTCACCGTTCTCATACAAACGCTTATGCCACACCCCAGAACTCCGTGTAGTCACAGAAGTGGCGGAAAGGCTGACGGGAACTGATGTATGTGTCCACCTGTCTCGCTTTAGACCATGCCTCAGAATTCCTTTGACCAGTATGGCGATGATTATAATAAAGGCTTTTCTAGGGGGGTTGTAGGGTTATCTGAGAGTCTGGCATTTAGAGAATCAGCTTAAACTTTTCTTCCACTGGAAAAGGATTAAATagttttttcaaaaattttgccAGTAAGAGAAaagtttcagttttttaaaaaataaataagtaaaggagACTGTGGGAAATGAAAAGTAAGAAGTTTGAAGTAATGTGGGTACTATCAACAATGGTTTGTGATTTAAATTAGTTCCCTTTGAGAGAGTCTCACTAAACACGTTTACATATATCTCTCCAAACATGcacaattatttataaataagtacAGGTACCACAGTGTTAACACATCATACACAATTATGGAACATAAACTAGTAATTATAAAAGAATGAGattcaaaaataaacacaagtagAAACCTCATTATATCATTTTTTCCTTGCCATAACCGAAAGCCCGGTTCGCATGGCAGTATGTAGAAACCACTGGTCCAAACCTTAAAACTAGGTCAAACAGTGACAGCGATTAAAATGTGATGATAAATAGTATCCTGCCAAGAATCTGACTATTGCTAGCACTCATAATATGTGTGTTTTAAAGGAATTCTCAGTGCTGAAAAATGGAGCATTAGAACCTGGAGCATACGGCTCCAGTGAAACGTCTGGATAAGATCCATGTTCCCCACTGCTCCTGCAGAAGCTTTTACACTGGGCTTCTGAAAATGTCAGTAATCTCCAAAAGTGGATAATTGCTCCTTCTGTGATGGAGAGGACATATCTGACCCCTAAATAGTTAGCTGCAGTCAGATGTGACGTGTGTATGGGCTTGAGCACTACCCCAGGCGTCAACAGAGATTGACGGGATAACATGGAGGGCGCCCAGAAACAGTCTGGACGGACCTGCATTGTGGTTCTCTGTGGTGTTGAAGAAGGAATTAGTTAGCCTCTCTGGGACTGAAGTGCTTCTCTTCGCTCAAGTGAGGGCTCCAGTGGTATCTAAGAGCCACAATGCTCACCTGGCACTAATAGAGACCTCTGTGCGTCATgctgaaaaagaaatgtttgagaACACTGCAGCGTGAGATGGCCCTCTAGGAATCCAGGAACGATCACCCTaaatctttctgtcttccttgaaCTTAGAAACTTTCCAGAGTTGGAAAAGCTGTTATGTCCTGTGTGCCCTGCGGTTGAGGTGATTCCGGGAGAAAGTGCAAAAAAGAGATGCTTGTTTTTTACACTGGCACAACCAGGACCCCACAGAAGAAACCTGTCCTTTCCTACACATCCCTGGAACTTCTGCCCAGTGATGGTAACTACACAAACAGCTCAGCTTTGCAAAGGCAAAACATTATTTCAGTATACACAGTGACTAACACTTGCCAAACTCAGGGCTTTTGTCACCAGCCAAAACGGCCCTTCAAAGAAAGAAGATTGCTCTATGGTTCTCTCAAAGGCCCTAATCCTCAAATCACATGACGGACTTAAAGTTACAAGAAAGGCAGGTATCTCACTGTGGAATCTAGGAACAATGTGAATTTGTATGAGGGAAACAGCTAAATGGCGGCAGGGGGAAGGGGGCATAAAATAGTGAAACTCAAAAAGTTCCAGCCTCTTCCAAAGATCACCAAGGGATAGCAAAACTCTTGTGATGCGAGTTCGGAGTCTGTTTACTTATGCGCCTCAtttctatttctgcttttatttttttcaaatattaaaccATAAACAAAAGGTAAAAATCAAAGAGTCCAGAGTGTGGCTCAGAGATGACTACATATTCAATGCCCTGAGTTTGGACCCCAGCAtcccaaagttttaaaaataaaatcagttcaAAATTTTCTTgatgaagagaaaagaataatttttttagaaatgaCCAAATTATCTAAAAGCCTTTTTCTGAACTACAAGCTGCCAGACAGAGTGAGAAGATGAATGTAAAAGGCTCCTACAACCAGCAAGAAACTGAAGTAAAACTCCCAAGCTTTTCATGGAGTTTCAGTGGAAACTCCGGAATACTTTTTTCATCTTCtggctaggctggcctggaactcttgaccctcctgcctccacttcctaagtGCTTGGGAATTACAGAGGTAGGCTACCACACCCAGtctgtactcattttttttttaatttgcaacCATATGTTCTTCAgtataaatataattatgtttATAAGCAAGGTCAGAAAACACTGTATTGGTCATTTGCATACTTACAAAAAGAGTTGAAAACTGCGTAAGATGTTCAAACAAATAACTGAAATTCAGACAGTTTTTTCTAAAGCCCCCGTGCAGTCAGGGTCTTTGCAAAATCGAAGTTAACATGACTGGgaggttttaaaatgtatttttagaagAACTCTTTAATTCCAGAATAGAAGCCAGCAGTCGTTTGGGGATTGCTTATCTTCTTTTTAGGCTATCTTGATATTATTTGACTttatatttcttattaattaCTGATTCATTAACTACACCTTCAGCAATTGCCCCACATCCAGGCTTCTACAGAGTAGCTGccagaagaaaaccaaaccagTTAACAGTGACATTCTGACCTCGTTAACATTTCTGAGACGGAATTGTGGAATAGCTGGCCACCTTACCTGTTGTCTCTGCAACTTCACTTCTTTGCGAAGTTGCTCAACCTCCATCTTCAGCTTTTCCTTTTCCGGCAGATCCTCGATGTGAAGGGCAGGCATCTTTGCCCCAGAACTGGGCCCAGGAGTCACTTTTGTGCAAGGCAGCCACTGGAAGCTCCTAGAACCAGGACGCGTCCCCAAATATGCGCCGGCCCAGGCTATCcgtcccccatccccccaccccctcgcAGGACGTGACTGGCTGGGGAACCTCCGCTCCCAGCTCCCCGGGGCCTCGGCTTCCTGCCTAAGCCTGCTCCCTATGGCCTTTCCCAGAGTCCGGGCAACCTCCAGGCGGCTTCTCCAGGCCCAGCAACCCTGTATCCAGGCAGCTTGGCGAGGGTTAAGTATGAGACCTCCTCCTGGCTGTTCTGGGCAGGCTGCAGACTCTGCTGGACCATGGGCAGGCCTGGCGCTGGACCCTTGCCACACCCACGGGAGCTGCGGTTGGAGACAAAAGTTTTacttttgttcctttatttttttttttttattgtgtgtgtgtgtgtgtccgtccaaCTTACATCCGGATTTTGTTTAAAGGCAGGAAAAGGACACTACTCAAAAGGAAATAACGGTCCTTCACCTCTCCAAGTTTTAAAAATACCCAGTATGTAACTTTTCCACATACGTAATGGGGAAAGTGAATAtttgaaaagaagggaagaagcgCAATGTGGAACTCAGGTCTCACAAGTTTCCACCAGAATTGTGTTGACACGTGTCACGTGGTTTGCTAAAGTttaaaaggcctttgacaaatatgcttggaggagaaaagtagtTTGAGATAAGAGTATTTCCTGTTGCTAAATAACTATCTGCATTTTCActttttggtggtagtggtgggagaaGTTTTATAAGCCCGAGAAGATAAAAAGACATGATTAGAAAACTAACAGGAGTTAAAGCCCCCTCCAGAGTTCCTCCCATTCCCCAAGACTTCGTAGTA is a genomic window containing:
- the Gng11 gene encoding guanine nucleotide-binding protein G(I)/G(S)/G(O) subunit gamma-11, with the translated sequence MVQQSLQPAQNSQEEVSYLTLAKLPGYRVAGPGEAAWRSFQWLPCTKVTPGPSSGAKMPALHIEDLPEKEKLKMEVEQLRKEVKLQRQQVSKCSEEIKNYIEERSGEDPLVKGIPEDKNPFKEKGSCVIS